The DNA sequence agcgcgcgctgttttgattttgttgtttgttttcgttGTTTGTGTTGTAGAAAGCAAATTTCCCTTATTTTTCGTGGTATTTACTCTTttatacagctatttcaataaatgttGTCCAAGTGCGCACTGCCGCACGCGCCCATAACGCGAGGTGATAGGGTAATAAGTCGTCGCCCTCTTCGATTTTCCCTAACAGGAGCGCGCGATCTAATGGGTATTTTTCTCAAtaatcagtaaaaaaaaaaaaaatccggcGCACGGAGAGGACGACTTGTTCCGTTTGCATGATTACGATTTTAATTTGCATATTTTTGCCGCGCTCGTTCAAAATGACGCTATTCTTTAGCGAGCGCGGAAAAACGAAACTTGAAAACAATTTTGCTTCAAAATCTTTCCAGTCTCTATTTCTTTTCCGTCCAGTCACCAGGAAAGACTGAAAATTTAGTTGCCTTTACACTATTTATGTTAATCCGAATTTGATATCTTAAAAGAGAATGAAAGAGCTACAAGAAACGAGATTTCTGAAAGCAACAAAATAGCGACCATGACGTTTACTGTGGCGTCGGCATCTTTCTTGCGCTCCGATTGGATGTTTATGAGACACGTCACCGACCTTAATTTAGGTCGGTAAAAATTGGCGGGAAGCGAACTAGAAAAGTCCGTTGTACAGCACAAGCCAATTTCTAAAAAGCTGGCCAGCGGACTTTGAGAAAGTCTAGTTTTTAGTTAATATGCCGTCTTCGCTGGCGAGTTATCTGGATGGTACAATTTCTTGCATTATCTATCGAAGACACTGCGGCATTTCTTTCTATCTGACGCGTACAATTGTAAAAGGTATCTGAAAAAATAGGTCTTCTGTcggatacatttcagccgtttttctTCTAACGacaacgtgaaaactccaagtttcatgcagtctacggaacagatgctcatttgcataagccactgtccggcgtcctcgatcccatgcgacgccattttCTGCCATTTGTCATGACAACAGCCCACGCTTTGACGAAGGCGATGTTTTGCGAAGTTTTATTACATAAAGTATAAGGGTCAACTTATCTCATGTTAGCAAATCAACTTCCTAAGAAGTCTTAAAAGGATCAGATTTTGGCGATATTTTGAAGAGAATGAATCACACGAGAAAAGTTCTAACTCActaaatttcacatttttggtACATCCAGTCATAAGCAAAGTTAAAAGCCGAGACTCACATCATAGctaaaactgttattttactTAATCTGAGTGAACTCTGAGCACATATTTCCACCTGgttttaaatatattaaacGCTTACGAGCTTGTCTCCAAACCGCAAAGCACGCATGTAATTATATTCTAAATATCTCGAAAAGGCGTGGAAATCGCTGGAAAGTTTGTATTGGACGTTTGATAAGAATTCCATCAGGAATTTGTCTGGGAGGTCTGATTTCCGTAGCACCCTCTTCATTAAGAGCAAGTCCTTAATAGCATAGACATGCAACAACATCCAATAATTATGTTTGcttctaaaaacatttttgttacACCTTGTCATAGACTcgttttatgaaaataatgTACAATATTTGAATCTCAAACTAATAAACTCTCGGTGTGTGAAAGATGGGCTCCAGATCCTTACGCGTTAAGAAATAGGAGGATAAATTAAAAAGTGTGTCATTCAATCAGTCTCGACTAAATCTTTGTTCTAGCCGTATAAGCGTGCGTAAATAGCAAAAGAATGAAATGAACAAGTGACCGTGCATTCCAGCATGGCAACTgccttaaaaataaacttttctttttctccccaaattttgtttatttggactagataaaaaaaattttattaTGCGTGAACATTACTCTTTAGGATGAGGtaaaatttagaaaatgaaaatgaataaaacgctcaaaatataattttatctCACGTCCTAGAGATTTTATGCTGTGTCgagcatgatttttattgtaaaatttccTCTTCGCAGTATCATGGGGGTAAGACACCGAGAGAGGGGGTAGAAAATCAACGAAAGATACCTCTTAAGCCTCTTTGAAGCTAGAAACATTACTTTTGGTACTACGCCTGAAGAAGGAAAATGCCATTTATATGAAAGTGTAGGCTGTTTCATTTATGAAAGTTGTTTTACCAGCTTTTTTAAAAGCAAAGCGATTTAATCGAATTAAAATGTAAACATATGACCAATGTCAATGTTtgatataaacaaaaaaaatacttgcaaAATAGGTTCTCTATGACAAGGGTCATCCAACTGTCATGTGACCCATAGTCCCTAATTTGTCAGGTTAAAGCGGTTAAAATCGAGAGAGTCCTGTTTAAAAATTAATTTAAACCACGCAGTGCATGTTGCAGTGCTCCAAAAAggttagtgaaaaaaaaaagttagaagACCCATTTTTAGCTATGGTTGCAAATCAGACAGCCTTTGTTACATCAACCGTATGCTAGATCAAAGGTAAACCCCCGTGAGCCAACTAAAAGCTCATCAATGACAAGTAATTTTATAATTACTCAACACCCATATCTTGGTGCTGAAATAAGCAAAGACCTGAACTGGAGCAAACACATCCAAAACATCACAGGGAAAGCTAATAGATCATTAGGGTTAATCAAAAGAAATCTTCGCAAATGTCCAGAAAGTGTCAAGACCCAGGGATACAAGACACTTGTTCGACCTCAGCTTGAATACGCTAGTACTGTCTGGTCCCCTCACCAGAAATACCTCATTGATGCCATAGAAGCAGTGCAGAAGAAAGCAGCACGCTTTTGCAAGCAATGCTGGGATCGGGAACCGGGAACAATGACACGTCTAATGGAAGAACTTGGGTGGCCAAAACTCAAAGAAAGGAGGGAAAAGGCACGATTGGCCTAATTTTATAGAATAAATAAGGGGCTGAGTGAAATTTCCATGCCACCTTATGCAACTCCCCAAATGTACACAACAACTAGACAATACCATCCACAAAGGTTTGCACTATACAGTTGCAAAACTAACGTTTTCAAAGAAAGCTTTTTTCCACACGCAATAAGAATGTGGAATGGCCTTCCAGTTAGTACTATCACTCAGCCCACTATCGATACTTTCCTGGCatctatttagtttatttattcaGTCTGTTATAGTTATGTCtatagttatttttttattttattttattttatttatttatttatttatttacttatttatttatttatttttatacctTTACGATATGGCCATATATGCCTTTGTGAAGTATATTATTAAACGTAAACGTAAAACGACCAGAAAGGCGTAATGCGCCATTGAaattgttgtgtgttgttgtgAACAATAATGCGATAAATTTTAGTGAAGGAAAGAACCAAATACGTCCGATCTTCAAGATATCTTAGAGATGATAATGTTAATGTGAATGATTTACGAAGTTTGGCGACCAGCTTAGAAACTTTGAGTAAAACAGCCTTCTAACTCCAACCCCCAAATGCACTGTTCGGTCTCATTTCTCTTCAGAAGCTCTTTTccaccatatcaatatttttagtgcatttcctgaaaaaaaatttaaaagaattCGGCTAGAAAAGTTGCTCACgttaaattttgaaatgtttcaaaGTTTGTGCTCAAGTACAGGCTTgggtttattatcattgagCTAGGTAGAAAGCTTGATAACTTATATCATTGGTGTGAAACGATGACTtaaaatggcgtcgcatggaatcgaggacgccggacagtggcttatgcaaatgagcatctgttccgtagactAATGGCGTAGCGAGGACGGGAACGTGTGCGCTGAAAACTAGACTATCCTTGTTCGCTATGCTAGACATAAGATTCTAGGTTTTACTATAGTTTTTTTGGGAGAATACATAAACGAGTAAATTTTATCTAAACTAGTTTGAAATTGAGCGCAAAGTATAAAAGCCTTTTGGGTTTCTCCCTTGCAGTCGGTTGCCATCGTCGTTGCTATTTCGTTCAGGCACTTTGCCAacaggttttcttttagtgtaACTACGGAGTCTCCGTTTAACACCTCTTACGGATAGGTGCCAAACCTGCTCTTGATTCCTTGTTTAAAGACGCgcaaatatatatttagaaAATCAGACTGACTGCCATTCTGATAGCGTTCATCGAAGTTCTTGTCGGCGGTAAAGGAAACAACATATATTACCCATACTACCTCGCGCGGTATGGGCGCGTGCAGCAGAGCGCTCTTtaacaacgttttttgaaatagctgtatGTATGTCGCCCGTCATCCCAGtgagttttcccaaaataaggtctggttagtttcggtaagcttgaatgtttgcatagaggttccttatgttatatAAACCAacatataaaaaaagtattttttctaatggattagGTTTCGAGATataagtgcaattttcaaatgttcaaagtatgaattctcctcgtttttaaggagaagtcgggctctgatcagaaattaagccatcTTTGCTTACTAATATCtgaatttcatatcttctaaatttctttaaaatttggaattaagcttttggtcagaggaagtctttgtatgcggaatcttgagcttatatattaagaattggaaaatttcatgccatttttttcctcTGTCTCCCAGTGATGAATTTTCACGCGCGCTCATTGGTCAATATGGGTCACGTGCACAATTTCAAAGGACAAATATACAAATATCAGTCGGTAACGTCCAGCCAAAGTATATCTGTCCTGTGAACATTTTTGTGCAGTCAAAACTCACTTTTCGTCTGCTCAATAACTCCTCAAACAAACGCCAAGGTTTCCAAAACGCTATGAAGGCACAGAaagaatgttttatttcttttaggGAATCATTAGCAATATatctttttagaatttatccGGAAACGCGAAAGCAAAAGTAATAACAAAAACCGTGCACGTCAGCGTGCGCAGAAGACATttcaaattgaaaacttttgctttaATTTCTATTCCAGCTATCGGCAGAACAATGAGAAAACAGTCTAGGTGTAAATCCATCAGTTGAAATGCAAGTTTTCAGCTGAGAAAATTGCTGCATGGATTTTATTATGAATTGCGAATGGCAAAAataacagcgcgcgctcgtggcgTCATTCCAGTGCACGTCAGCGCGCTGCTATGAAGACACTTTGCATTTTCAGTGTAGTCACtgggatataaaataaataaacccaTTCTTTGGCTCACTGTGATATCGGCGGATAATGCCCGCGGATGAGAAATGGTCCTCAAAATTTCACAGTTGCCTTCGAAGCTACGCTTCTCGGctaactgtttatttttcgtaccatttctcaCCCTTGGACGTTATCCGACAATATCCCAGCCgccagaaggggtttatttgaTAAATACACCACGATATTCGTCACTTCATGATCAAAATTTGATGCGGAATCACCGGCGCTACGAGCCTCCTGACCCCACAACATTTTGATCATGAGGTGACAAATATCGTGGTGTATAAGAGTACATACTACGAAACTATGGGGAATTTGTTAATTTTCTGCTGACCGGAAGCCACAGCGTTATAATAAGCCATAGCCATGACGTAAGTCTTTCGGTTAGGAAGACTGGGTCTAGCATGATAACGAGGCATCCAGTGTTTTGATGAAGTCCGCAACTTGTGAATCTTTGTTCGTTTTTGTAGAAAATTCTCAAATTCTCTCAATTCTGCACTGAATTGTGACCAAAACTACAAGTAGTTATTCCTAGTCATGGATGCACCGCCCGAAATAGGCAAATCTCTAAAGGAAGCCTTGCTGGAGAAGTACAATGACGAGCAATTCGATTTAGATCTCAACTACATCAACTTGTCCCCTCGGAGAGAAGGTACCAAAAGGTCGCTAATTATGTTTTTGTCATTAACTTTGCTTAAAAACTTGCATCACGAATGTAGCAATCTTAGATCTAGTGAACTCTGTATCtagataaagttttgtttttactgACTTTTCACGAACATCATAGAGTGATTTTCTTTATTGTTGCATGTATCCATTGTAAACATCATCCCTCGAATAATTTTGGATCATTGATTCCGTGACACAAGGAAGCTAATTAAGAATTCctttctttctatttttgctttgttaaGTGCCAAGTACGTATTGTATTTTAACGAAAATTATTTGGAATCATAAGCCAAACAGTGCAGATTTCAAAATCGAAATGCATTGTTATTGATTAGTTATATATACTTAAGCTTATTAACTTATTATGgaaaacattattttgttgctgtttaatttatttatttctcttaaaTTAAGgtaagtttttttgtttgcaagGCACACAAGCTCTCTTTATTTCAATTTGATGCTTGGATGCTGTTGCAACAAAAAACACATATGTCAGGAAAAAAGACAAATGTCTGAAAATGCTGTCATTCGGATTATAAGACTGGTAGTTTAAACAATGTGTGCTAAAAATCTGTAAAAGAGCCAAAACAAATGACTTTATCCATTGTCCGAGAACTTGAGCCTGGTTGGCTTCTAAAAGGTTTAAGTAAAGAGAAGTTTattctctttctttttgtgtAAGGTTGTATTCACAGATTCCAGGAAATTAGATTCACACCTCTTGACCAGGTGGCAAAGTTCCCTTtgttaagattttttttattttttaaactaaagAGCTTTATATCCAGACAAATAATAGCatattgttttaaaaagaTCCCaaaattgtcttttatcgACAAGATTCTCATAATTACCATAAAGTGTTGTATCCAAACACATACAGAAAgctattgtttaaaaaaaattacaacaaATGCTCTAGATTTTAAAGAcatgtaaaacaaatttttattttcacttaATGTAcatatttcaaattattttccaCAACAATGCACATTAAAAAATTATCAACATTATATTTGTCATTATTTCAAGTGGCTAGCCATATGCAGATTGTttacaacaataacaaatttGTTATGTGCATAATCATAGAATTTCAATTTCTACATCTTCATTTTTTTAGTGTAGACATTCCTGTTCTCCTCATTTTCTACAAAATGAAATGTACCCTAGCAGTGGCACTGAGCTGTTCTCCCTATTCCTCGAAATTATTGATTCTAAGGAGGTTTTTTTCCTTCCTGTttatttggttttgttttgactgCTCTCCTCATTTCTCGAAATTATTGTTCCCTTAAAGATTCAAAgaagttctttttttatcttcttcctctttattttgtttgttttagatGTGTGAAGTCTGATTACAGCAGTCCCTATTTGACATCTTCAGCGACCAATCTTGTGATCGAAAATTACTGTCCCAAAGACCTGCTATCTGTCCAAGCGACAAATAGGTGCTATTGAGTAGGGCAGATTATATTGCACTATTCAGATAAAAATTCTCCTAAACAACGGAGACTACAACCAGATTAGCCCTTGGCATGTCAACACTTGTTATTATGTTTCAGAAAAGCAGAATTTAAGAGgttttaccatttaaaaagGTCTGTACTTTATCTCAGATAAAGCCAGGATATTAAAATGCTATCTTCTGTTTCCAGCTCTTTGCAAGTCACATGTTCTGAACTTCTCCAAGCGGCGCACTATTTCACTTGATAACTGCGATGTGACCTGTGCAGGGTTTCCAGGGGAGATCAGGGAGCTGTGTCCAAATGTCGAAGAGCTTGATCTACATACCAACAAGATATCTGATTGGAGGGAGGTGAGAGAGGGGACTTTTGGTCAATACAGcaaggccatagcaggggggggggatggggcacTGGGAGCACGTGCCTCCCcctatattttcaaaaattataaggaaatgaccagtagggatGTGGCGGTGCCTCCCTGTGCTGCCCCCCTAATagttcgaggcctgctacagctaTGATACAGTAACATGCAGACCATACTTACTAGAGGAGACTGGTTATAAAAGCCTGCAAACTTCAAAACCGCCAAACAATAAACCCATAAAAGTTGAAGGTACCTGGCACATGGTCACGGAGGTGCACAAACCTAGAGTACCATACGAGATAACATATGGACAAATCAATTACATTGATTGATCACATGTTTTATGCCTGTTACATTCTGAGCTCTACAGCCCTAGAGACAGgtcttctggaattacgcgcttgtgcggaagcgcgtaatttggctttttccacgtaatccgcgtaatccacaaatttccacgtaatccagcataatttggctaaattttgaaagacaaaacatttaattgcacagctgaaGGGTTCCTACCTCTATTTctggtaaaaaaaagagagatattcttcgtaagagttgatgtttcgaactgaatttcgaaaacaagtaaaatgactaggcattttttgctaaaccgcgaaggcctaggactaataataaaatacctttttttataggCTGGTAGCTAGgggccaatgaaaacttgcctaagatattttcacgcaaaaaaatcaccttttcaagttatttctttccttcggtacaaaatgtagtttgggcgtaacagttgagaTTCCTtgtaatttagcgcataattcagtaaagaatcctgcaaaattttgatttttaaagaaaaatgtattgcaagaTCCTGCATAATTTAGcacgtaatgattgattttccgcgtaatttagtaaagaatcccacgtaattttgagttttttccgcgttattccagaagccctgtagaGAATTAGTTTTATACCATCATTATGTTTTGTTAAAGTGCAGAGCAGGATTTAAATTCTAAAGAGAGTTAAACCCTATTGAACAGTCCCAGAGAGCTTATACAGCAAGCATAATTCGATTCTTACATAATTCGGTACTTACACAGCCAAATGACATccagccaaaaaaaaacaaacaaagagtTTGGCCTTTGATGATTGCCATGTTTCCTAACCAGTCTCCTCTGTTGAAATGTTGGTTAACTACTTTATTAGCATGATTCCGCAACATTGTGCCTGCTGCTGGTCCTTTTAGTGCTttgcccccctccctcccccctgacCCCCTTTGTGCCTTTCCCAGGCCTCATTGGCAAGGGGATTCTAACAAACAACACCATTTGAAAGGAGGGTCATATGAAAAATAATCCCTCCTCACCCTATTAAAATACATCAACAAAGCACAGTTTATGGGGCATCTATACCCTTGGTACCTACCAGGTAGGCATCCTTAATGCACTACAccctttaaaaatatttataagcaatgaaaaatcaaataaattttGAGGATTGAGAGTTGAGGATCTAAATTTATATAACTCATAGCATAGAAATAAGGTTAAGTTTTAAGTGTTGAACGCTTTAAATAAAGGGGATTTTGGGTACTCTCTAAACACCCTACACTCCCCATAATTTGTCTTGCTTTGGGAGCTGGTAGCACTTTAGGCCTGTAGCCAGAATCACGATTTTACCGAGACAAAGCTAGCCACTTGATTTTAATAAATCGAAAAAAAGCAGGTGTTTTATCTCAtacttttcaattgtgaaacactaaacatcaaaattttaccgaggcaaGTGCCTCACTTGTCCTGTTAAAACTAAAATCATTTTCTTGACAGGTATTTAGCATATTATTCCAGCTGCAGCGCCTAGAGTGCCTAAACTTGAGTAACAATCCCTTGCCGACAGAAGACACAGACTTCACAGAGCTGCTGACAGAGTCTTGTCCATCAGGGGTGCCACCAGTCAGACAGCTCATACTTAACGATACCGCGGTGTCACTGGCCACAACATATAAGCTCTTGGATTGCTTGCCAGGGTAGGTTAAGTAGTGATTCAGAAATCATTTCTTCCATACAGAAAGATTGGAAATTTCGTTGAGGTGGGCTGATATCCAGGGGGTGAAATCTAGTAAACCTTGTTCTCTATGCAAATACTAAATTTCCAAAAAATATTCCTAAGGAGATATtacccgttttttttttcttgccggtggggaggggtggaagGGTCGTTCCTCATCAACACTTGGTACCAACTATTGAAAGATGAAGCCtttgaaacattttaaagtTAACAGGCTAGAgtcatttttcattttaatcTAGATACCCTAtcaatttattaattattcttTTCTTCCATTAACActatgtacatccatcctttaATCTTTCCAGGGTCCAAGTATTGTTTGTCAGCCTCAATGATTATGACACGATCCCCAATACTGACAAGACCTATCCCAGCATCAAACATCTCTTTATGAACAACCACGCCATACAAGACTGGGCAGAGATTACTAACATTGGCAGAATCTTTCCCAAACTTGAAGAACTGGTAATGTCGGAATCTCCAATGGAAAACATCTCCCCAACTGGTGAACTCTTCCCTAACCTTCACACACTTAAGCTCAACAAGACAGCAATTGGACGGTGGGCAGACATCGATGCATTGAACACATTTCCCTCTTTGAGAGATATTCGACTGCTCGGAATTCCCCTTATCGAGAATTACTCCGATAAAGAGCAGCGCCAGTTGCTAATTGCAAGACTTCCCAACATAACAAAGCTAAACGGTACAAAGGTTGACGAGGAAGAGAGAGAGGATGCGGAGAGGTTTTTCATAAGACATCATATGGATGATACTAATCCCCCACAGAGATACCGTGATCTTGTACAGCAACACGGAGTGCTAGACAAATTAGCAGATGTTGACCTTGACCCAAAAACAGTCGCCAACGTCATTGTTCGCTATGAAGAGCAGTCACCATTTAGAGTTGACTTAGATTTGACACAAACTGTGAAGGAGCTTAAGAAGTACTTGAGTAATGAGCTTGGTATTCCCTCAAATAAGATGGTGCTGCTCCATTTAGACCCGGTTGGGCCTTTTGGTGCAGTGGagatgaaatatctcaacaacCCTTTGTATTACTACAAGGTTTACGATGGCAATGAATTGCTTGTGCACAGAAAGTAGTCTACCTAAAACAAATAAcagatttttattattatcgagGATTCAGTGGGTCACAAGAtcgaggggagggggtaggacAAGAGAGGACCTCCCCTCCCCACGCTTTGCTGACCTTGATTTCCGGATcgtgaaaaatgttttttttttatttacttcacTGTGGAGTTCACTAGAAATTATCTGACTTTCTATTCAAAAACACAATAGCTGGAAAAACAAAGTCAaactttttattaaattttttttatgacatCAGTTTCACATTGTAAATAGTCTTGCTTTAATTTTGAAAGGTGAATTATCGCGGCTCTTATTAAGGCTAAGGGGGTTTTAttaatgttttcttttgaaataaaattgtaGTGATGGATAAAAAGGTATATGTATGTGATTTCTATAAATTATTCCAGGTGTGTTGTAATTATATTAGACGCATGACACTTAGATTGGGAT is a window from the Nematostella vectensis chromosome 9, jaNemVect1.1, whole genome shotgun sequence genome containing:
- the LOC5503816 gene encoding tubulin-specific chaperone cofactor E-like protein → MDAPPEIGKSLKEALLEKYNDEQFDLDLNYINLSPRREALCKSHVLNFSKRRTISLDNCDVTCAGFPGEIRELCPNVEELDLHTNKISDWREVFSILFQLQRLECLNLSNNPLPTEDTDFTELLTESCPSGVPPVRQLILNDTAVSLATTYKLLDCLPGVQVLFVSLNDYDTIPNTDKTYPSIKHLFMNNHAIQDWAEITNIGRIFPKLEELVMSESPMENISPTGELFPNLHTLKLNKTAIGRWADIDALNTFPSLRDIRLLGIPLIENYSDKEQRQLLIARLPNITKLNGTKVDEEEREDAERFFIRHHMDDTNPPQRYRDLVQQHGVLDKLADVDLDPKTVANVIVRYEEQSPFRVDLDLTQTVKELKKYLSNELGIPSNKMVLLHLDPVGPFGAVEMKYLNNPLYYYKVYDGNELLVHRK